One window of the Triticum dicoccoides isolate Atlit2015 ecotype Zavitan chromosome 3B, WEW_v2.0, whole genome shotgun sequence genome contains the following:
- the LOC119281398 gene encoding protein FAR-RED IMPAIRED RESPONSE 1-like: MEPNLIFGEVVDKNRAFEDADEDAFIFEEIRDSSDDQQVEQIMMLQPKKGMTFDSEDAAVNFYKDYAKKEGFGVIRRTTRHGEDSKLVYFTLACNRQGKAQYSSKNSFKPNPSTRMQCPAKINFSRCEEKFCITSITLDHNHPISPSKARFLRCHKKLDLHAKRRLELNDQAGIRLNKIFGSLVMEAGGYGNLEFGEKECRNYLQETRRLKLGAGDAHAVYQYFLRMQSKDPDFFHLMDVDKDGRLRNVFWADARKVDAYRASHAVQVQAEDPTSKHEDTMLNKEKLVLSPIPVRSAGRPRSKRKISKVDQVIQKLRAKKRQVPTSTTEVQTHKGRKNYVSKSKSGLQSSKQTEGNIQYEGYGAGSTWFFLNEFQELQTDEHATPTHIISYIDILQGKKNAMDLLAANLKE, from the exons ATGGAGCCAAATCTGATTTTTGGTGAAGTAGTAGATAAGAACAGAGCATTTGAAGACGCTGACGAAGATGCTTTCATCTTTGAGGAAATTAGGGATTCTTCGGATGATCAACAAGTAGAGCAGATCATGATGTTGCAGCCTAAGAAGGGGATGACGTTCGATAGTGAGGATGCTGCTGTTAACTTCTACAAAGATTATGCCAAAAAAGAGGGATTTGGTGTAATAAGAAGAACCACTAGACATGGAGAAGATAGCAAGCTTGTTTATTTTACTCTTGCTTGTAACAGGCAAGGGAAGGCTCAATATTCATCCAAGAACTCATTTAAACCTAATCCATCAACGAGGATGCAATGCCCAGCTAAGATTAATTTCTCTCGTTGTGAGGAGAAGTTCTGCATTACATCTATTACGCTTGACCACAATCATCCTATAAGTCCAAGTAAAGCCAGATTTCTGAGATGTCACAAGAAACTGGACTTGCATGCCAAGAGAAGGCTGGAATTGAATGATCAAGCAGGAATTCGTCTGAATAAAATTTTTGGTTCACTTGTTATGGAAGCTGGTGGGTATGGTAATCTTGAGTTCGGTGAAAAGGAGTGCAGGAACTATTTGCAAGAGACAAGAAGGCTGAAACTTGGTGCCGGAGATGCACATGCTGTCTACCAATATTTTCTTCGGATGCAATCAAAAGATCCTGACTttttccatcttatggatgtggatAAGGATGGAAGACTGAGAAATGTCTTTTGGGCAGATGCAAGAAAGGTTGATGCATACCGTGCTAGCCATGCTGTTCAAGTACAGGCAGAAGATCCAACATCAAAGCATGAAGATACAATGTTAAACAAAGAAAAACTTGTACTCAGTCCAATCCCTGTTCGCAGTGCAGGCCGTCCTCGTTCAAAGAGAAAGATATCTAAAGTGGATCAAGTGATCCAAAAATTGAGAGCAAAGAAGCGGCAGGTGCCAACAAGTACAACCGAAGTGCAGACTCATAAGGGGAGAAAG AATTACGTCAGCAAATCAAAAAGTGGGCTCCAGAGTTCAAAACAAACAGAG GGAAATATTCAATATGAAGGATATGGGGCTGGAAGTACTTGGTTCTTTCTAAATGAGTTTCAG GAACTACAAACAGATGAGCATGCTACCCCAACTCATATCATTTCTTACATTGATATTCTCCAG GGAAAGAAAAATGCCATGGATCTGCTAGCTGCCAACCTGAAGGAATGA